In Caldicellulosiruptor obsidiansis OB47, a single window of DNA contains:
- the rsgA gene encoding ribosome small subunit-dependent GTPase A, with amino-acid sequence MQINGVIGKLIAGFYYVYDHEGNVYECRARGVFRKDDIVPLVGDNVVIVEKSKGAYVIDKILPRKNQLVRPPIANVDIAIVVVASVSPEVSLIALDKLLVNVLKEKVKPVICVNKIDLDGGKTFEMIKSQYTVFDVIGVSARTGKGIHELKDYIQGRISVFAGQSGVGKSSILNCLIPGANLKVGEISKKIERGRHTTRVVELLRAGDDTYIADTPGFSSIEIMGLLRHELKYYYPEFYEYEGCKFPGCNHIFEPDCMVKAAVTEKKINFERYERYKQIFMQLPAQKEYS; translated from the coding sequence ATGCAAATAAATGGGGTGATTGGGAAGCTAATTGCTGGATTTTATTATGTCTATGACCATGAAGGAAATGTATATGAATGCAGAGCACGAGGAGTTTTTAGGAAGGATGACATAGTTCCGCTTGTAGGTGACAATGTTGTTATTGTAGAGAAAAGCAAGGGTGCATATGTTATAGATAAGATCTTACCACGAAAAAATCAGCTTGTTCGTCCACCAATTGCAAATGTAGACATTGCTATTGTGGTAGTAGCGTCAGTGTCGCCTGAAGTATCTTTAATTGCTCTGGATAAACTTTTAGTAAATGTGTTGAAAGAAAAAGTAAAGCCTGTAATTTGTGTAAATAAAATTGATTTAGATGGTGGGAAAACATTTGAGATGATAAAATCCCAATACACTGTGTTTGATGTGATAGGTGTGTCTGCAAGGACTGGAAAAGGTATTCATGAGCTCAAAGATTACATCCAAGGAAGAATCTCAGTTTTTGCTGGGCAATCTGGTGTGGGGAAAAGTTCTATACTAAACTGTTTAATTCCAGGAGCTAATTTAAAAGTTGGTGAAATCTCTAAAAAGATTGAGAGGGGAAGACACACAACAAGGGTGGTAGAACTTTTACGTGCAGGGGATGATACCTACATTGCAGACACACCAGGTTTCAGTTCAATTGAGATAATGGGGCTTCTAAGACATGAGCTCAAATATTATTATCCAGAGTTTTATGAATATGAAGGCTGTAAGTTTCCAGGATGCAACCATATATTTGAACCTGACTGTATGGTGAAAGCTGCTGTGACTGAGAAAAAAATAAATTTTGAAAGGTATGAGAGGTACAAGCAGATATTTATGCAACTTCCTGCACAAAAAGAGTACAGTTAA
- the rpe gene encoding ribulose-phosphate 3-epimerase: protein MPIKIAPSILSSDFADLKSELKKLEVAGADLVHIDVMDGNFVDNITIGAPVVSSLRKNSKLFFDVHLMVVHPEKHIERFVQSGADNITVHAEATYHLDAIINRIKSFGKKASVALNPATPVYMIENVLGIVDMVLIMTVNPGYGGQKFIPYTLKKIEILANLREKEGLSFEIEVDGGINEETIVDCVNAGANVIVAGSYVFDSGDVSKSIEILRSKIQSLR from the coding sequence TTGCCAATAAAGATTGCACCGTCCATTTTATCTTCTGATTTTGCAGACCTTAAAAGCGAACTTAAAAAACTCGAAGTGGCTGGAGCCGATTTGGTTCATATAGACGTCATGGACGGAAATTTTGTGGACAATATAACAATTGGTGCACCAGTTGTAAGTAGCTTAAGGAAAAACTCCAAACTTTTTTTTGATGTACATCTAATGGTTGTACATCCCGAAAAACATATCGAAAGGTTTGTCCAAAGCGGGGCTGATAATATTACCGTCCACGCAGAGGCAACCTACCACTTGGATGCCATCATCAACAGGATAAAAAGTTTTGGCAAAAAAGCAAGTGTTGCACTAAATCCTGCAACGCCTGTATACATGATAGAGAATGTACTTGGTATTGTTGACATGGTTTTAATTATGACTGTAAACCCTGGGTATGGAGGGCAGAAGTTTATACCATATACTCTAAAAAAGATTGAAATATTGGCAAACCTTAGAGAAAAGGAAGGACTTTCGTTTGAGATAGAAGTTGACGGTGGTATTAACGAGGAGACAATTGTTGATTGTGTCAATGCAGGGGCAAACGTGATAGTTGCTGGTTCATATGTATTTGACAGTGGTGATGTCTCAAAATCTATTGAAATTTTGAGAAGTAAAATTCAGAGTTTGAGGTAA
- the rnpM gene encoding RNase P modulator RnpM, with protein sequence MQEYIPHRKCVGCMSIKPKKELLRIVKTNEEIFIDPKQKMQGRGAYICKDLECLKLAIKKKGLEKSLKINIPKSFYEELERFLKDGQ encoded by the coding sequence GTGCAAGAGTATATTCCGCATAGAAAATGTGTCGGATGTATGAGCATAAAGCCAAAAAAAGAGCTTTTGCGAATAGTCAAAACAAATGAGGAGATTTTTATTGATCCAAAACAGAAGATGCAAGGGAGAGGAGCATATATTTGTAAAGATTTAGAGTGTTTAAAACTTGCTATAAAGAAAAAGGGGTTAGAAAAGTCGCTGAAGATTAATATTCCAAAAAGCTTCTATGAGGAACTTGAGAGATTTTTGAAAGATGGGCAATAA
- the pknB gene encoding Stk1 family PASTA domain-containing Ser/Thr kinase gives MDDFVIGNRYKVEEKLGSGGMSVVYKAKDAILNRYVAIKVLRSEFAADEEFLQRFRTEALAAASLSHPNIVSIYDVGQQDGMYYIVMEYVNGKTLKEFMKETGRLSPKDATTIAIQVLRALDHAHKKGIVHRDIKPQNILIDENGIVKVTDFGIARAVSTGTIINTNLTIGSVHYFSPEQARGGYVDNRSDLYSLGVVLYEMVTGVLPFDGDTPISIALKHLQEQPVKPTLYNPNIPRSLEAIILKAMQKDVLLRYQSAGEMIQDLKNSLVEPEGDFVKIESHENVPTKQFQFDQIKSGDTALNEKKQLKEKRKDWIYVVAGILTALIIVAIGWLIFYNAIGKSLTYQENDITMPDLVGFSIDDAKAKLDELGLKYTVEEQNDQAEKGTVINQDPAAGIKVKKDTTVRLTVSKGPEMIKVPDVVGLNIKDAQIELDNSGLSAEIKRDYSDKPVDTVIEQQPSANQLIEKNGTVILTVSLGPKIEKVAVPDVTGMNVVDAKDVLQKNGLNVGNITYKEVTDRESDIVISQSPSYGQQVVKGSNVDLIVTKKVEPKSTTKIIIKTVILPSDLEEANVKIVVVSNSNESIVFDRIVKKEETPLQVKIPITGPSTIRMYINDQLSTEETVE, from the coding sequence ATGGATGATTTTGTAATAGGCAACAGATATAAAGTGGAAGAGAAGTTAGGAAGCGGTGGAATGTCGGTTGTGTACAAAGCCAAAGATGCAATTTTAAATAGATATGTTGCCATAAAAGTTTTAAGATCCGAATTTGCAGCTGATGAGGAATTTTTGCAACGGTTCAGAACAGAGGCGCTGGCAGCTGCATCTCTTTCGCATCCTAACATTGTATCTATCTATGACGTTGGGCAACAGGATGGGATGTACTACATAGTTATGGAATATGTAAACGGCAAAACTCTAAAAGAGTTTATGAAAGAAACGGGCAGGCTCAGTCCAAAAGATGCAACAACCATTGCTATACAGGTTTTAAGAGCTTTGGACCATGCTCATAAAAAAGGCATTGTGCACAGGGATATAAAGCCACAAAACATCTTGATTGACGAAAATGGAATTGTCAAAGTAACAGATTTTGGCATTGCGCGTGCAGTTTCAACAGGTACCATAATAAATACAAATCTCACCATTGGCTCTGTCCATTATTTTTCGCCGGAACAGGCAAGAGGGGGATATGTAGACAACAGGTCTGATCTGTACTCTCTTGGAGTTGTACTTTATGAAATGGTGACGGGAGTTTTGCCGTTTGACGGTGACACTCCAATTTCCATTGCACTGAAGCATTTGCAGGAACAGCCTGTCAAACCCACACTTTACAATCCCAATATACCAAGAAGCTTGGAAGCAATAATTTTGAAAGCAATGCAAAAAGACGTTCTGCTGAGATACCAGTCTGCTGGCGAGATGATTCAAGATTTGAAAAATTCACTTGTTGAACCAGAGGGTGATTTTGTCAAGATAGAATCTCATGAAAATGTTCCCACAAAACAGTTTCAGTTTGACCAGATAAAATCAGGTGATACTGCTTTGAACGAAAAGAAACAGCTAAAAGAAAAAAGAAAAGATTGGATTTATGTGGTAGCAGGAATTTTAACTGCCCTTATTATTGTTGCAATAGGCTGGCTTATATTTTATAATGCTATTGGGAAAAGTCTGACTTATCAAGAAAATGACATAACAATGCCAGATCTTGTTGGTTTTTCGATTGATGATGCAAAAGCCAAGCTTGATGAGCTGGGGCTCAAATATACAGTTGAAGAGCAAAACGATCAGGCTGAAAAAGGTACAGTGATTAATCAAGACCCTGCAGCGGGTATCAAAGTAAAAAAGGACACTACTGTGAGACTTACGGTAAGCAAAGGACCAGAGATGATCAAAGTGCCTGATGTGGTTGGACTCAATATCAAGGATGCTCAAATAGAGCTTGATAACAGTGGTTTGAGCGCTGAGATAAAGAGAGATTATTCTGACAAGCCGGTGGATACGGTTATTGAACAGCAGCCTTCCGCAAACCAGCTCATAGAAAAAAACGGTACTGTGATTTTGACTGTAAGCTTAGGTCCAAAAATAGAAAAAGTAGCAGTTCCAGACGTTACAGGAATGAATGTAGTTGATGCCAAGGATGTTTTACAAAAAAACGGACTTAACGTCGGGAACATAACTTATAAAGAGGTTACAGACAGAGAGTCTGATATTGTTATCAGCCAATCACCATCTTACGGACAGCAGGTTGTAAAAGGAAGCAATGTGGATTTGATAGTGACCAAAAAGGTTGAGCCAAAAAGTACCACTAAGATAATTATAAAAACAGTAATTTTACCTTCTGATTTAGAAGAAGCAAATGTTAAAATAGTGGTTGTCTCAAATAGTAATGAGAGCATTGTATTTGATAGGATAGTGAAAAAGGAAGAAACTCCTTTGCAAGTGAAAATTCCTATTACTGGACCATCTACAATCAGAATGTATATAAATGACCAATTATCAACAGAGGAGACGGTGGAGTAG
- the rlmN gene encoding 23S rRNA (adenine(2503)-C(2))-methyltransferase RlmN has translation MKKLIKDLTFDELKKWLENIGEKPFRASQIFEWLYKKNATDVMQFTNLPLELREKIGDEFLINSLQILQHQSDGESIKFLFELGDKNGIESVFLPYRYGNAICVSTQVGCRMNCRFCASAIGGFVRNLSAGEMVDQIINVENFTGKRITNVVLMGSGEPFDNIENVFKFIEIINSKEGKNIGARHITISTVGIAEGIYRLCDFPKQVNLAISLHAPNNRLRDKLVPMNKKYPVEDIMKAVDYYIQKTNRRVTFEYALIDGVNDSIECAEELGQMLKGKLVHVNLIPVNPVEEKGFRRPSKEKIKAFFETLRSYQIQVTIRRELGSSISAACGQLRRRYFNISEN, from the coding sequence ATGAAAAAACTTATAAAAGATTTGACGTTTGATGAGCTGAAAAAGTGGCTCGAAAATATTGGTGAAAAACCTTTTAGAGCAAGCCAGATTTTTGAGTGGCTTTACAAGAAAAATGCTACTGATGTAATGCAGTTTACCAATCTACCACTCGAACTTCGAGAAAAGATTGGTGATGAGTTTTTGATAAACTCTTTACAGATTTTGCAACATCAAAGTGATGGAGAGAGTATAAAATTTTTGTTTGAACTTGGCGATAAAAATGGGATTGAAAGTGTATTTTTGCCTTATCGATATGGAAATGCAATATGCGTCTCAACACAAGTTGGGTGCAGAATGAACTGCAGGTTTTGTGCTTCTGCCATAGGCGGGTTTGTAAGAAACCTTTCGGCAGGGGAGATGGTTGACCAGATAATCAACGTAGAAAACTTTACAGGCAAAAGAATAACCAATGTCGTTCTGATGGGAAGTGGCGAGCCATTTGACAACATTGAAAATGTGTTTAAGTTTATAGAGATAATAAATTCAAAAGAGGGGAAAAACATAGGGGCGAGACATATCACAATCTCCACAGTTGGCATAGCTGAAGGAATTTATAGGCTCTGTGATTTTCCAAAACAAGTAAACCTTGCAATATCTCTGCATGCTCCGAATAATAGGCTGAGAGATAAACTTGTTCCGATGAACAAAAAATATCCTGTTGAAGACATCATGAAGGCAGTCGACTACTACATCCAAAAAACCAACAGAAGAGTCACATTTGAGTATGCCTTGATAGATGGAGTAAATGATTCTATTGAGTGCGCTGAAGAACTTGGACAAATGCTAAAGGGTAAGCTTGTACATGTAAATTTGATTCCTGTAAACCCTGTTGAAGAAAAGGGGTTTAGAAGACCTTCAAAAGAAAAAATAAAAGCATTTTTTGAAACCTTAAGATCATATCAGATTCAAGTTACAATCAGAAGAGAGCTTGGTAGTAGTATATCTGCAGCGTGTGGACAGCTGAGAAGACGGTATTTTAACATTTCAGAGAACTAG
- a CDS encoding ribosome maturation factor RimP: protein MSKITKKVEELVKPILERYGFDLVDIEFKKEGKSHFLRVYIDKPGGITIDDCQLVSEELSDKLDIADPIPFSYYLEVSSPGVDRPLVTDRDFIRNKGRVVDVFLKQPFLNRTKITGELVEKNEKSLVLIVDKEKIDIPVENVKKVKLAIRF, encoded by the coding sequence ATGTCAAAAATAACAAAGAAAGTGGAGGAACTTGTAAAACCTATATTAGAAAGGTATGGCTTTGATTTGGTAGATATTGAATTTAAAAAGGAAGGAAAAAGTCATTTTTTGAGAGTGTATATAGACAAACCCGGCGGAATTACAATAGATGACTGTCAGCTTGTTAGTGAAGAACTTTCTGATAAATTGGATATTGCTGATCCTATTCCTTTTAGCTATTATTTAGAGGTCTCATCGCCAGGTGTGGACAGACCTCTTGTTACTGATAGAGATTTTATAAGAAACAAAGGAAGAGTTGTGGATGTGTTTTTGAAACAGCCTTTTTTAAACCGCACAAAAATCACAGGAGAGCTTGTGGAGAAGAATGAGAAGTCCTTAGTTTTGATTGTGGATAAGGAGAAGATAGATATACCTGTTGAAAATGTAAAGAAGGTAAAACTTGCGATAAGATTTTAA
- the nusA gene encoding transcription termination factor NusA: protein MPKKEQTLDFQELFSAIDELEREYKIERDYIYSVLESALLTAYKQVKGIKDKNLSNVKVSIEPEKGSVKIYEYRKVVENVKDRKSEISLEDAQKIDKRYKVGDIVVIEVPISQFSRKAAMTVRQTVIGKIREKRKSIIFEDYSSKVDNIVTGIIQRIDKKNVIVEIEGGKVEAILPMEEQIPGEEYKPGVMMKFYITEVKIPPKEKEPIVYLSRTHPNLIKRLMENEVPEIQEGIIEIKAIAREAGSRSKVAVYSNSLKVDPVGACIGEKGIRIQNVLKHLNGEKIDIVKWSSDIGEFIKNALSPAEVVHIDLNLIEKKAFVLVPNSQLSLAIGKGGQNARLAAKLTGWKIDIKGK, encoded by the coding sequence ATGCCAAAAAAAGAACAAACTCTTGATTTTCAGGAATTATTTTCGGCAATTGATGAGCTTGAGAGAGAATATAAGATAGAAAGGGATTATATATACTCAGTTTTAGAATCAGCTCTTCTGACTGCTTATAAGCAGGTGAAAGGAATAAAGGACAAAAATCTTTCCAATGTTAAGGTTTCTATCGAACCAGAAAAAGGAAGTGTTAAAATTTATGAGTACAGAAAAGTGGTTGAAAATGTTAAAGACAGAAAAAGTGAAATTTCTCTTGAAGATGCACAAAAAATTGATAAGCGATATAAAGTTGGGGATATTGTAGTGATAGAGGTTCCAATTTCACAGTTTAGTAGAAAAGCAGCAATGACAGTCAGACAGACAGTTATTGGGAAGATTCGAGAAAAAAGAAAAAGTATTATCTTTGAAGATTACTCTTCAAAAGTTGATAATATTGTAACGGGTATTATCCAGAGGATTGACAAGAAAAACGTTATTGTAGAGATTGAGGGTGGAAAAGTTGAAGCAATTCTTCCCATGGAAGAACAGATACCTGGTGAAGAATATAAACCAGGGGTAATGATGAAATTTTATATTACTGAGGTTAAAATTCCACCCAAAGAAAAAGAGCCCATTGTTTATCTTTCAAGAACCCATCCAAATTTGATAAAAAGACTTATGGAGAATGAGGTACCTGAGATACAAGAGGGTATAATTGAAATAAAGGCAATTGCGAGAGAGGCAGGTTCAAGGTCAAAGGTGGCAGTTTATTCTAATAGTTTAAAGGTTGACCCTGTTGGAGCTTGTATAGGTGAAAAGGGTATACGAATCCAGAATGTACTAAAGCATTTGAATGGTGAGAAGATTGATATTGTAAAATGGAGCAGTGACATTGGCGAGTTTATAAAAAATGCTCTCAGTCCTGCGGAGGTTGTGCATATTGATTTGAATCTAATTGAAAAAAAAGCGTTTGTCCTTGTTCCAAATAGCCAATTGTCTCTTGCTATTGGCAAGGGGGGACAGAACGCTCGGCTTGCAGCAAAACTGACTGGCTGGAAGATAGATATTAAGGGTAAATGA
- a CDS encoding Stp1/IreP family PP2C-type Ser/Thr phosphatase — MKCVKYVALTEKGNVRANNEDYYLVYTGEDGLNVFLIADGMGGHSAGEVASSLACKYVLDYILLNQKSLEYSLKETIKEAYKYANQKIIHHQIKNPILYGMGTTLAGLFCYRDKIFISNIGDSRVYIVDSNEIRQITEDHSLVYEMFKDGKITKEEIYTHPKRNIITRAVGIEEDLEVDIYELTRDESQHYYFLLCTDGLTNMVLESYIQKIFEENSFDEIGKTLIEKALEAGGTDNITVIYLLV, encoded by the coding sequence ATGAAGTGTGTGAAATACGTTGCACTCACAGAAAAAGGAAATGTAAGGGCAAACAATGAGGATTATTATCTTGTTTACACAGGGGAAGATGGACTAAATGTTTTCTTAATAGCTGATGGGATGGGTGGACACAGTGCAGGTGAGGTGGCAAGTAGCCTTGCCTGCAAGTATGTACTGGACTATATTTTATTGAATCAGAAAAGTTTAGAATATTCTTTAAAGGAGACCATAAAAGAAGCTTACAAATACGCAAACCAAAAGATTATACACCATCAGATAAAAAACCCCATTTTGTATGGAATGGGGACCACTTTAGCGGGACTATTTTGCTACAGGGATAAGATATTTATAAGCAATATTGGAGACTCAAGAGTTTACATCGTAGATAGCAACGAAATTAGACAAATTACAGAAGATCATTCTCTGGTTTATGAGATGTTCAAAGATGGAAAAATTACAAAAGAGGAAATTTACACCCATCCTAAGAGAAACATTATAACAAGAGCGGTTGGCATTGAAGAGGATCTGGAAGTTGATATTTATGAGCTGACCAGAGATGAAAGTCAGCACTACTACTTTTTGCTGTGTACAGATGGGCTTACCAACATGGTACTTGAGTCATACATACAGAAGATATTTGAGGAGAATAGTTTTGATGAAATAGGGAAGACATTGATAGAAAAAGCCCTTGAGGCAGGTGGAACTGACAATATAACCGTTATCTATCTTTTGGTATGA
- the infB gene encoding translation initiation factor IF-2, producing MSNKLRIYEFAKLLDMQNKDLMDVLNKLNIEHKNHMSALEENDINLVLEYILQEKDKQQTDRKAERRPISKEPQVQEKRQKPEDRKPRRFDEKPRHERKPEGKEQGKQQRPVKQPIAKVESVKRETDEGGRKITDVVLQQEVEKKQISKPKYEVAKEQKIEKKFQDKSQAKQKQEKAPKHRKQVFAVEEEHHDVLLDREELEKVDREVEDTLLEEEYLQEKHIRRGRKEKLKKKSKEQKEVLKLQTKTSQEKKEEVIKIPDKIVVGEFANLIGKPAAEIIKKLIMLGIMANINQEIDFDVASLIAEDYGFKVEKEIIKTEEEILLEDQEDPPESLVPRPPVVVVMGHVDHGKTSLLDAIRKTNVTEKEAGGITQHIGASVVEINGRKITFLDTPGHEAFTAMRARGAQVTDIAVLVVAADDGVMPQTVEAINHAKAANVTIIVAINKIDKPEANPERVKQQLSEYGLIPEEWGGDTVFVNVSAKKKIGIDHLLEMILLVADLMELKANPNRPARGRVIEAKLDKGRGPVATVLIQKGTLKVGDYVVVGNTWGRVRAMMDDKGQRIKEAGPSMPVEILGLEDVPVAGDELVCVKDEKTAKTVAQIRQEKLKEEKMQSTKISLDELFERIQKGQLKELRVIIKADVQGSVEALKSAVERLSNDKVTVKVIHAAVGAITESDVTLASASDAIIIGFNVRPEVGAMSLAEKEKVDVRMYRIIYDVINDIEAAMKGLLEPVYKEVVIGHAEIRQIFKSSAVGTIAGCYVLDGKITRTANARIIRDGVVVYEGKLASLKRFKDDVREVAAGYECGMTFEKFNDIKEGDIVEAYEMQKVEN from the coding sequence ATGTCTAATAAGCTTAGAATATATGAATTTGCGAAGTTATTGGACATGCAAAATAAAGATTTGATGGATGTACTTAACAAGTTGAATATTGAGCATAAGAATCATATGAGTGCTCTTGAAGAAAATGATATAAATCTTGTGCTGGAATATATTTTACAAGAGAAGGACAAACAGCAAACAGATAGAAAAGCAGAAAGAAGACCTATTTCAAAGGAGCCACAGGTGCAAGAAAAGAGGCAAAAACCAGAAGACAGAAAACCAAGAAGGTTTGACGAAAAGCCTCGTCATGAAAGAAAGCCAGAAGGGAAAGAACAAGGAAAACAACAAAGGCCAGTAAAGCAGCCAATTGCTAAGGTCGAGAGTGTAAAAAGAGAAACTGATGAAGGTGGTAGAAAAATTACAGATGTTGTTCTTCAGCAGGAAGTAGAGAAAAAACAGATTTCAAAACCAAAGTACGAGGTTGCAAAGGAGCAGAAAATAGAAAAGAAGTTTCAGGATAAGTCTCAGGCAAAACAAAAACAAGAAAAAGCTCCAAAACACAGAAAACAAGTTTTTGCTGTTGAGGAAGAACATCATGATGTGCTATTGGACAGAGAAGAGCTTGAAAAAGTTGACAGAGAAGTAGAAGATACCCTTTTAGAAGAAGAATACTTGCAAGAAAAGCATATCAGACGTGGTAGAAAAGAAAAATTAAAGAAGAAGTCGAAAGAGCAAAAAGAGGTTTTGAAACTCCAGACAAAGACTTCTCAGGAGAAGAAAGAGGAAGTAATAAAGATTCCAGATAAGATTGTAGTTGGGGAATTTGCAAATTTGATAGGAAAACCTGCAGCAGAGATTATTAAAAAGCTAATAATGCTTGGCATAATGGCAAATATCAATCAGGAAATAGACTTTGATGTTGCATCTTTAATAGCAGAAGATTATGGATTTAAAGTTGAAAAGGAGATTATAAAAACTGAGGAAGAGATTCTTTTGGAAGACCAGGAAGATCCACCAGAAAGCCTTGTACCAAGACCACCTGTTGTTGTTGTGATGGGTCATGTTGACCATGGAAAGACATCCTTACTTGATGCTATAAGAAAAACTAACGTAACTGAAAAAGAAGCGGGTGGAATTACACAGCATATAGGTGCATCTGTTGTTGAGATAAATGGCAGAAAGATAACTTTTTTAGACACCCCTGGACATGAAGCGTTTACTGCGATGAGAGCAAGAGGCGCTCAGGTTACTGATATAGCAGTACTTGTTGTTGCTGCTGATGATGGTGTTATGCCACAGACGGTAGAAGCTATCAACCACGCAAAAGCAGCAAATGTTACCATCATAGTTGCAATCAACAAAATCGATAAGCCAGAGGCAAATCCCGAAAGAGTAAAGCAGCAGCTATCAGAATATGGACTTATTCCAGAGGAGTGGGGTGGAGATACAGTTTTTGTAAATGTCTCTGCAAAGAAAAAGATAGGTATTGACCATCTGCTTGAAATGATTTTGCTTGTTGCAGACCTTATGGAGCTCAAAGCAAATCCGAACAGACCTGCCCGCGGCAGGGTAATTGAAGCAAAACTTGATAAAGGGAGAGGACCTGTTGCAACAGTTTTGATTCAAAAAGGAACACTAAAAGTAGGGGATTATGTTGTTGTTGGAAACACATGGGGCAGGGTTAGAGCAATGATGGATGACAAAGGTCAGAGAATAAAGGAAGCAGGACCTTCCATGCCTGTTGAAATTTTGGGACTTGAAGATGTGCCTGTTGCAGGTGACGAGCTTGTATGTGTAAAAGATGAAAAGACAGCAAAAACAGTTGCCCAGATTAGACAGGAAAAGCTCAAAGAAGAGAAGATGCAAAGTACAAAGATATCTCTTGATGAACTTTTTGAGAGAATTCAAAAAGGTCAGTTGAAAGAACTAAGGGTTATAATAAAAGCTGATGTTCAAGGGTCGGTGGAAGCGTTAAAATCTGCTGTTGAAAGACTTTCAAACGACAAGGTCACTGTCAAGGTTATACATGCTGCGGTTGGTGCAATTACTGAATCTGATGTTACTTTGGCTTCTGCATCAGATGCTATAATAATAGGTTTTAATGTCAGACCGGAAGTTGGTGCAATGTCACTTGCTGAAAAAGAAAAGGTTGATGTGAGGATGTACAGAATTATTTATGATGTCATAAATGATATTGAAGCTGCTATGAAAGGGTTGCTTGAACCTGTTTATAAAGAAGTGGTAATAGGACATGCAGAAATAAGGCAAATATTCAAATCATCTGCAGTTGGTACAATTGCAGGATGTTATGTTTTAGATGGCAAGATAACAAGGACAGCAAATGCGCGAATTATTCGTGACGGTGTTGTTGTATATGAAGGGAAACTTGCGTCGCTCAAGCGTTTTAAAGATGATGTGAGAGAAGTTGCAGCCGGATATGAATGTGGTATGACCTTTGAAAAGTTTAACGATATAAAAGAAGGGGATATTGTGGAAGCATATGAGATGCAGAAAGTAGAAAACTAA